A region from the Manihot esculenta cultivar AM560-2 chromosome 13, M.esculenta_v8, whole genome shotgun sequence genome encodes:
- the LOC110630148 gene encoding uncharacterized protein LOC110630148 isoform X2 yields MAGVKRRLYSDSDTCALHKELDEVSCPICMDHPHNAVLLLCSSHEKGCRSYICDTSYRHSNCLDRFKKLRDNPTTLSTSLPINSSSTGNTSETILPLTMHGLDANGDQNLNESNDVNSIVRPEELVGNIIQDSNRQLETREGILQAGDSESFRDRIELEVADTENSSESGLSLKCPLCRGAVLGWEVVDEARKYLNLKKRSCSRESCSFVGNYQELRRHARRVHPTTRPSDVDPSRERAWRCLERQTEYGDIVSAIRSAMPGAVVVGDYVIENGDRFSVEREGGAGEVNAPWWTTFFLFQMIGSIDGGAEPRARPRAWTRHRRAAGVLPERRFLWGENLLGLQDDDDDDDDDNDDDYLRVLSDAGEDASSIPRRRQDVSPIPRRRQDASPVPRRRRRLTRSRSDDQS; encoded by the coding sequence ATGGCTGGTGTGAAAAGAAGACTTTATTCTGATTCAGATACCTGTGCCCTTCACAAAGAATTAGATGAGGTCTCATGTCCTATTTGCATGGACCATCCGCATAATGCAGTTCTCTTATTGTGCAGCTCACATGAGAAGGGCTGCCGATCTTACATTTGTGATACAAGTTACAGGCATTCAAATTGCCTGGACCGCTTTAAAAAGTTAAGGGACAACCCTACAACTTTATCCACTTCTTTACCTATCAACTCATCCAGTACTGGTAATACTTCTGAAACAATCTTGCCTTTGACGATGCATGGGCTTGATGCTAATGGAGATCAGAATCTAAATGAAAGCAATGATGTCAATTCCATTGTAAGGCCTGAAGAGCTTGTAGGAAACATCATCCAAGATTCTAATAGGCAGTTAGAAACACGAGAAGGCATTTTGCAAGCTGGTGATTCCGAGTCATTTCGTGATAGGATTGAACTTGAAGTGGCTGACACTGAGAACTCATCAGAATCTGGGTTGAGCCTGAAATGTCCTTTATGCCGTGGAGCTGTACTAGGGTGGGAAGTTGTAGATGAGGCTAGAAAATATCTGAACTTGAAGAAGCGAAGTTGCTCCAGGGAATCATGCTCATTTGTTGGGAATTACCAAGAATTGCGTAGGCATGCAAGGAGGGTTCACCCAACGACTCGACCCTCTGATGTTGATCCATCCAGAGAACGAGCTTGGAGATGCCTTGAGCGACAAACAGAATATGGTGACATTGTGAGTGCCATTCGTTCAGCTATGCCAGGTGCTGTTGTAGTTGGGGACTATGTAATTGAGAATGGCGATAGGTTTTCAGTTGAGAGGGAAGGTGGGGCAGGTGAAGTTAATGCTCCATGGTGGACTACTTTCTTCCTGTTTCAGATGATTGGCTCAATTGATGGTGGAGCTGAACCAAGGGCTCGTCCAAGAGCTTGGACGAGGCACCGTCGAGCAGCTGGAGTGTTACCTGAGCGTCGATTCCTCTGGGGTGAAAATCTGTTGGGTCTGCAGGATGATGATGACGACGACGACGATGACAATGATGATGATTATTTGCGTGTATTAAGTGATGCAGGTGAAGATGCTTCTTCAATCCCAAGAAGGCGTCAAGATGTTTCTCCAATTCCCAGAAGACGTCAAGACGCTTCTCCGGTCCCAAGAAGACGTCGACGTTTGACTCGGTCAAGGTCTGATGATCAGTCATGA
- the LOC110630148 gene encoding uncharacterized protein LOC110630148 isoform X1 → MLSNYSDFKMAGVKRRLYSDSDTCALHKELDEVSCPICMDHPHNAVLLLCSSHEKGCRSYICDTSYRHSNCLDRFKKLRDNPTTLSTSLPINSSSTGNTSETILPLTMHGLDANGDQNLNESNDVNSIVRPEELVGNIIQDSNRQLETREGILQAGDSESFRDRIELEVADTENSSESGLSLKCPLCRGAVLGWEVVDEARKYLNLKKRSCSRESCSFVGNYQELRRHARRVHPTTRPSDVDPSRERAWRCLERQTEYGDIVSAIRSAMPGAVVVGDYVIENGDRFSVEREGGAGEVNAPWWTTFFLFQMIGSIDGGAEPRARPRAWTRHRRAAGVLPERRFLWGENLLGLQDDDDDDDDDNDDDYLRVLSDAGEDASSIPRRRQDVSPIPRRRQDASPVPRRRRRLTRSRSDDQS, encoded by the coding sequence ATGTTGAGTAACTACAGTGATTTCAAGATGGCTGGTGTGAAAAGAAGACTTTATTCTGATTCAGATACCTGTGCCCTTCACAAAGAATTAGATGAGGTCTCATGTCCTATTTGCATGGACCATCCGCATAATGCAGTTCTCTTATTGTGCAGCTCACATGAGAAGGGCTGCCGATCTTACATTTGTGATACAAGTTACAGGCATTCAAATTGCCTGGACCGCTTTAAAAAGTTAAGGGACAACCCTACAACTTTATCCACTTCTTTACCTATCAACTCATCCAGTACTGGTAATACTTCTGAAACAATCTTGCCTTTGACGATGCATGGGCTTGATGCTAATGGAGATCAGAATCTAAATGAAAGCAATGATGTCAATTCCATTGTAAGGCCTGAAGAGCTTGTAGGAAACATCATCCAAGATTCTAATAGGCAGTTAGAAACACGAGAAGGCATTTTGCAAGCTGGTGATTCCGAGTCATTTCGTGATAGGATTGAACTTGAAGTGGCTGACACTGAGAACTCATCAGAATCTGGGTTGAGCCTGAAATGTCCTTTATGCCGTGGAGCTGTACTAGGGTGGGAAGTTGTAGATGAGGCTAGAAAATATCTGAACTTGAAGAAGCGAAGTTGCTCCAGGGAATCATGCTCATTTGTTGGGAATTACCAAGAATTGCGTAGGCATGCAAGGAGGGTTCACCCAACGACTCGACCCTCTGATGTTGATCCATCCAGAGAACGAGCTTGGAGATGCCTTGAGCGACAAACAGAATATGGTGACATTGTGAGTGCCATTCGTTCAGCTATGCCAGGTGCTGTTGTAGTTGGGGACTATGTAATTGAGAATGGCGATAGGTTTTCAGTTGAGAGGGAAGGTGGGGCAGGTGAAGTTAATGCTCCATGGTGGACTACTTTCTTCCTGTTTCAGATGATTGGCTCAATTGATGGTGGAGCTGAACCAAGGGCTCGTCCAAGAGCTTGGACGAGGCACCGTCGAGCAGCTGGAGTGTTACCTGAGCGTCGATTCCTCTGGGGTGAAAATCTGTTGGGTCTGCAGGATGATGATGACGACGACGACGATGACAATGATGATGATTATTTGCGTGTATTAAGTGATGCAGGTGAAGATGCTTCTTCAATCCCAAGAAGGCGTCAAGATGTTTCTCCAATTCCCAGAAGACGTCAAGACGCTTCTCCGGTCCCAAGAAGACGTCGACGTTTGACTCGGTCAAGGTCTGATGATCAGTCATGA